The window CGCGACCCACGCCCCGCATCACCCGACGAAGGAGTGGGTCGACAAGATCACGGCGATGCACCTCTTCGACGATGGCTGGAACAAGCTTCGCGATCGCATCTTTGAAAACCAGAAGCGCCTCGGCGTGATCCCGCAGAATACGCAGTTGGAACCCTGGCCCGCCAATGTCATCAAGAACTGGGACGACTGTACGCAGGAGGAAAAGAAACTCTATGTCCGGCAGGTTAATGTTTTTGCCGCTTATGCCGCCTACAACGATCACGAGATCGGCCGCGTCATTCAGACCATTGAGGACATCGGCAAGCTCGACAATACGCTCATCATTTACATCAACGGCGACAATGGAACGAGTGCCGAGGGCGGACCGCTGGGCACGCCCAACGAAGTCGCTTTCTTTAATGGCGTAAGCGTTCCCGTGGCCGAACAGATGAAGTGGTATGACGTGTGGGGTACCGAGCAGACCTACAACCACATGTCGGCCGGTTGGTCGTGGGCGTTTGACACGCCGTTTACCTGGTTCAAGCAGAACGCCTCCCGGCTGGGCGGCGTACGGCAAAACATGGCCATCTCCTGGCCCGCCCGCATCACGGACAAAGGTGCTTTGCGACAGCAGTTCTGTCACGTGATCGATGTCGTGCCGACCCTGCTGGAGGTCACAGGCATCCAGCCGCCGGATTATGTCGATGGCATCAAACAGTCGCCGATCGAGGGCACGAGTTTTGCCTATACCTTCGATGCGAAAAACGCCAATGCGCCTTCCCAACACAAGGTGCAATACTTTGAAATGATGGGCCAGTGGTCGATCTACGATGACGGTTGGCTCCTGAGTACAAAGGTGAACCGCGCGCCATGGGATGCGTTTGGCCCGGCGAATACGGACCCTCTGAATAATCAGGTCCTGGAACTCTATAATCTGAACGAAGATTTCAGCCAGTCGCAGGATTTGGCCGCCAAGTACCCGGACAAAGTTGCGGAACTGAAAAAGGTCTTCATCCAGGAAGCGGAGAAATATCAGGTTTTCCCGTTGGACGCCTCGGTGGCGGCACGCATCGTTGCGCCACGTCCTAATATCACCGCCGGACGCACGGAGTTTAACTACACCGTACCGATGACCGGACTGCCGCAGGGTGATTCGCCATTCATCCTGAATACCTCGTACTCGATCACCGCGGATGTCACCGTGCCGGAAGGCGGCGGCGATGGCATGATCGTCACGTCGGGCGGCCGGTTTGGCGGCTATGGCTTCTACCTCCTGAAAGGCAAGCCGGTATTCCTCTGGAATCTCGTCGATCTCAAGCGCATCAAATGGGAGGCACCCGACGTCCTGGCTCCAGGACGGCACGTGCTCGAGTATGATTTTGCTTATGACGGCATGGGTGCAGGCACGCTGGCCTTCAATAGTTTCAGCGGCGTCGGGCGCTCCGGCACCGGTACCCTGAAGGTCGATGGCAAGGAAGTGCAAACCATCAAAATGGAACAGACGCTTCCGATGATTCTGCAGTGGGACGAATCGTTCGATGTCGGGTCGGATACCCTTACCGGAGTGAACGATGCTGATTACCTGCCGCCCTTTCCGCTCACGGCAAAGCTTAACAAGGTGTCGATCAAGGTTGATCGTCCCCAACTGACTCCTGCTGACGAAAAGCGCCTGATGGAGGCTGCTTCAAAGGCGGGTGACTAGCGGAAAGAAGGCCTCGAACATGGCGAAAATATCAGGGCGAAAATCCCATGATTAGTTTCTGGCGTTTCGAAAACGATGCGCTAACTAATTCGCCAGGGCTTGGCCGTGCAAGATGAGATCAGGTCGCAATAAGTAATAATATGAAAACTTTAGTTTCCAAGGTGGTTGTAAGCGCCGTGCTATGTGCCGCTGCGTTTCAGGGATGTGATCGGAAGCCGGATGCGGTTGCGACCGCCGAGGCTGCGGATCAGAAGGCGGGGATCGCTGTGCCCGACCTCGCCGAGGTCAAGGCGATTGCCGAGGAGGGCTTCATTTACGGCCTGCCCCTCGTCATGTGTTACACGGCGGCTTATGAGTTCTGGGTCGACAAGGATTCCGGTCAGTACAAGAGCCCCATCGGCCAGCTCTTTAACGAGCATCGTGTTTTCACCTATCAGGACACCTCGGTGGTGACTCCGAATAGCGATACGCCGTATTCCTTTGCCTGCCTCGATCTCCGCGCCGAGCCCTATGTGATTTCGGTCCCCGATGTGGAGAAAGATCGCTACTACTCGGTGCAGCTCTGCGACTGGAATACCTTCAACTACGGCTACATCGGCAGTCGTGCGACAGGCAACGAGGCCGGGGATTTCCTCGTGGTCGGTCCGCAGTGGAAAGGCGAGGTGCCTGCCGGGATCAAGAAGGTGTTTCAATCCAGCTCGGATTTCACGATCGCCCTCTTCCGCACGCAGCTCTTCAACGCCGACGACATGCCCAATGTCATCAAGGTCCAGGACGGCTACCGCGTGCAGCCGCTGTCTTCCTACCTGAAGACTCCGGCTCCCGCGGCGGCGCTCGCCCTGGAGTTTCCGAAGGCTAATGCGGAACTCGCGAAGACGAACTTCTTTGAGTATCTCGACTTCGTCCTGCAGTTCGCCCCGGCTGGTCCGGGCGAGGAAGAGGTTCGAGCCAGGCTCGCCCGCATCGGCGTCGGCCCGGGCAAGACCTTTGATTTCAAGTCTCTCTCGCCGGAGCACAAGGCTGCCGTCCTTCTCGGCATGGCGGAGGGCCAGCGCAAGGTCGACGAACGCGTGAAGACTCTCGGCAAGACGATCAACGGGTGGAATATTGGCTCGGCCTTTGGCGATCGCGCCTTTTACAACGGCGACTGGCTTCTCCGCGCCGCGGCGGCCAAGGCGGGTATCTTCGGCAACGACGCTGTTGAGGCGATGTATCCCATGTGCCGCACCACGGCGACGGGCGAGACTCTCGACACAGCCAGTCACAACTACACGCTCACCTTCCCGGCGGGCCAGTTGCCGCCGATCAATGCCTTTTGGTCCGTCACGATGTATGACGGAAAGTCGCAGCTGCTGATCAAGAACCCGCTCAACCGCTATCTGATCAACTCGCCCATGCTGCCCAGCCTGAAGACCGACGCGGACGGCTCCCTCACGATCTACATCCAGAAGGACAGCCCTGGCGCGGACAAGGAAAGCAACTGGCTCCCCGCGCCGGACGGCACCGCCTACATCGTGATGCGTCTTTACTGGCCCAAGACGGAGCAGCCCTCCATCCTTCCGCCGGGGCAGGGTGAATGGCATCCGCCGGGAATCGTTCAGAATCCTTAGCATTAGGAATTTCTGGCCCACTGAATCTGGACACGGTATTCGCTGCTGATCGATTAATATGAATAAGTCTTTTTGGGGAATTCAGGCTATCCTTCCGACTTGCCTGATTTTGGGGTGTTCCGCACTGGTTGCGGGCGAGGTTCCTGCGCCTGCCGCGGCAGAACCGACAAAGCATTCTTTTCTCGAGCCGGTCAGCGACTTCGTCCGCGACGACGTTCTGCATCCGGTCCATCCGTTTGAAATGGTTCCGGGCAAGGACCCCAATGGCTGGAGCTTTCTCATTGAGCCGTATATCTGGGCGCCCAACGCCTCGGGTCTGACCGGGTTCAGCGGGCTTCCCGCCCTCCAGGTCAATGCGAGCAACCGCACCATCCTGGAGAACCTCAAGTGGGGCATCATGGGCAATGCCGAGGTGCGCAAGGGGCGCTGGGGCCTCATGGCGGGCGGTATGTACATGGAGCTGGAGAGCTCGGCTAATCTCGGCGGCAATCTCTATAAATCCGGCACGGTCAGCCTCGATCAGGGCGTCGCCTCCCTCGCTCTGGCCTACCGGATCATCGACGACTACCGCGGCTTTCTCGATTTCTATGCCGGTGCTCGTTATTATTATCTCGGCATGTCGGCTTCACTGACGACGGATTCCTCTGGCATTCAGGCTGTCAGTGATGACATCACCGATGCCGTCGCAGCGCGTATTAACACTCGGGTCGAGGATGCCGTGCAAGCGATCCGCGACCAGGTGATTGCGGCCATCGATGCGAAAAAAGACGCCTTGCTCGCGGAGATCGCTTCCAATGTGAACGCCGATCTGAAGCGCCGCCTCTTTCGTCGCGCCGCCATGAATGACATTTCCAACCGCGCCGATGGCGACCTGGCTCGCTCTGGCGTCGACATTTCCAAGCTGGACCTTTTGCGGAACTTTAACCAGGGAACCCGTGGAGCCATCGCCGAGTACGTGCGGGCTGTGGTTGCCCGCGATGTCGCCGTCGCCCGCGGCGAGGTCACGTCCGCTATCGATAGTCGCGTGGCTGCGGCGAAGGCCAAGGTCTCCAAGGAGCTCGCGCAGGATATCGAGAATTCCCTGCCGACCTCGGCGTCAAACGACCAATGGTGGGTCGACCCGATCCTCGGTTTCCGCGGGCAGGTGAACTTTACACGCTGGCTTTACCTGCATGCGCAGGCGGATGTCGGCGGCTTTGGCGCCGGCTCGCAGATTGCGTGGAATATCATGGCGGGTCTCGGCGTCAACTTCACCCGCAATGTCTTTGCCGAGGTGGGCTATCGCTACATGTACATCGACTACACGAATAGCGACTTCTTTTACCTGATGAACTTCTACGGCATCTACTCGTCGATCGGCCTGAAGTTCTAGCCCGTCTTGCGGCAGATCAGAAGTACCTCGTCGAGGTTACGCGTATGCTCTGTTCCCGGGGCGAACTTGAGTTCACTTTGGAACATGAGCCCGATGGGCATGAAGATGTTGTTATACCACCACATGCCCTCGCGCGGCCTCCAGGCGAGGAAGCGCATGCCAAAATCCAGCAGGCGCGAGGACTTGGGCTGCATGCCGTAGCCAGCGCTTTCCTCGATGGTGAAGCCATTGCTCTCCAGCATGGCGAAAAAAACGTCCGGGTCATAGCGGCGGCAATGCCCCACCAGATCGTCGAAAGGTATCCATCGGTCGGCATGGAGTGGGGCCGAGATGATGAGCCGCGCTCCGGGAGCAGCGACGCGCGCGATCTCGGAGAGCACCGCGTGATCGTCCTCCACGTGTTCCACGATATCGAGGGCGCAGACCAGGCCGAAGGTGGCATCCTCGTACGGCAGCGGATCGGAGGCGCTGCCGGTGCGTGCACTGCCTCCAGCCCTGCGCAGTTGGCGGACCGCCTCGCTGCTCAGGTCAAAGAAATCCGTTCCCTCCAGCGGCAGCCTGGGCCGCAGTCCTGGCCCGATTTCGAGCCGCCTCCCAGCCTCCCGGGCCATCCCGGAGAACATCTTCCAGGTATGGAAGGACTGGGGCCGTATCAGTTTTGCGCCCGACCAGAGCTGGTCGTAAAAAACACGGTTCCGGGTCGTGATCGACTCGCTTTGGGGCGTGCTGGGAAATGTTGTGGAGTCGGACACGGCCTCATCAATCCTGTTTGCAAGCCACAGGCAATACCAATGTGACTCTTCCCGCCCTCGCGGGATCAGCTTTTACCTCGACGGAGAAACGATCAGTTTCACCTGCGAGGGCTTCAGGCCGTTCAATCCCTCGTGCTCGTGGGCGAACGCGATTGAGACCACCTTGCCCTGCTGGCGGGTGATCGTAAGGACAAAAATGCTGTCGTAGTCGGTGTTGCTCCACGTGGGGACCTCGTTGGGATTGCCTCCGTATTTCTTGAGAAACTCGCGCACAACTTTGCAGATTTCAAGGTGCTCCCAGGCGACGAAGACCGTGGAGTTCCAGTATTTCGGCTTGCTCAGCTCCCGGCGCAGGGCACCGATATCCGTATACCCGATGCGGACGTTGACCGGCAGGCCGCAGCGGATGGCCGTCGGTTCGATGGTGGCGAGCGGTCGCAGGTAATAGTAATGCAGCCCGGTGTCGAGTTCCTTCACCTTGGCGAGCGGCGAGGGGGCAAAGATGTAGGCTGGTTTGCCAAATTTCCCGATCAGCACATCCGGCAGGGCGAGCGAGCGCAGCAGCCCCTGTTCCATGATCTGGCCGTGACCACCGGGAGGGCGTTCGCCATGACGTACGAAGACCAGCTTTTGCACCTCCGTCTGCGCCTGGGCCAGTCCGCCAAAGACGAGAAGTACCACCAGAAACACCGCGCACCTTTGCTTCATGTCCGCTGTTTGGCACATTGGTCTCCTGGCGGCAAGCCTGCCGGAGGCCTATGGGTTATTTCGCAGCATCAGCCTGCTTCTTAATGGTAAAGGGCAGACCTTTCTCCCCGGTTACGAACATGACGAGCTTTGCATCCTCCTTGCCGGGGTTGCGTCCGTTGTGCAGGACATTGACCGCCTCGGCGATGGCCTGGCCAGCGTGGAACTGCTTCTTCACGCCGCCCTCAAATTCCACCTCCAGCTCGCCGCTCAGGATATAGGCGTAGCAGGGAAAGGGATGCACGTGCCAGCCGGTCTCGACCCCGGGCGGAATGACCACCGTGACCGCGCGCACCTCGGGGTCCTTGACCTGCGGATAAACGATCGGCTGCCCGGCCTCGGTCGTCTCGGTGAGGAGGAGGGGAGTCACCTTCACCGCGGCCTTGTAGCCCTCGGGTTCGGCGGCGTTTGCGGATGCAAATATGGTCAGTGAAACCGCCAGCGCTACTCGGGAAAGGCAGAGTTTCATCGCCACAGCGGGCCGGAATTTATAATTTCGGGTCATCATATTTCGCTGATTATGGTTGCTCGTGTTGTCTCGGTTTGGTTCTCGGTCTTTGTCTCGTGTGCGACCGCTCTGCTGGTCTATGTCGGAAAGGATGGGGTCGCCGAGTATTATCGGCAGTCGCTCGGCGGGAGACCTTTGCCATCGCTGACCAGCCTCATGATGTACGATGGCTGGTTTCTCTATCTGGTGCCGGTGGTTTTTATCCTTTGGGCGCTGGTGTATTCCTTCTGGTCACGCCGCGACGTCGATCATGCTCTCGTCCTCTGCATGACCGTGATCGGTTCGACCATCTTCTTTCTCGCGCTGTGCTTTTGCGCGTTTTCCATTCCGCTTGTCTGCCTCAACGCCACTCATGCTTAGGATACTTGCGCTGAAGCTCCTGCTTTAGCTTCGGGTAGGATTCCGCCCAGAAGGTCTTCAGGCTTTTGGTGATCTGCACCGGGCGGTGGTTGGGCGCGAGGACCTGGATCGTGACCGGGACGCGGCCTCCCGCGATCTTGATGTCTTCGGTAACGCCGTAAAGATCCTGGATGCGCGCGCCGAGCACGGGATCGGCATTCTGCGCGTAGGTGATCTTGGCGCGGCGTCCGCCGGGAAGCTCGAGCCGCTCGGGCGCGTGCTTGTCGACGAGTCGCTGCTGCTCGTGGGTGAGGAGTGAACGGGCGAGGGGCAGGATCGGGCGATCCTTGATCTCGCGGTAGCTCGTCGCGTCCTCGCAGGCCATGTGCACGATGAGCTGGCGTTCGGTTTCGCCCATGGTGGGCAAGCCGAAGTCCGGCGCAGCGGCGGCGAGGAAGTTCACCCGCTCCAGCCACTGGTCGACCGCGTCATCCCATTGGTTCAGCCGCAGATCGCCATCGAGCACCACGGCGGCGAGGCAGGCGGAGGCGGCGGGGGACGGATCGGCGTCGCGGTCCTGCAACTCGATCACAAGGTCGCGATAGACTTTCTCGCGGCGCACGACGACGCGGTTTTGCGAATTGTCAAAGATATGCTGGATGCGCTCCTGGAAGTGCGTTGGGAACATCTCGCGCAGCCACGCCTCCTCGATCTCCGTGACCTGCGAAAGGATCACCTGGGCGTCGCCGCCCCGGCCTTCGATCTCGTTGATCTCCGCCGCCACGACGAGGCGGCTGTTTTGCGCCACGCTGGCTCGGGCGAGCTGGCCGCGTCGTCCATGGACGATGTCGCAAACCAGCGTGCCTCCGCTCTTGCGGCGTGCCACCTGGTCGGCAAACCCGGCCAGCACGCAGCGCGCGATGGATTCATCCGGCGCGCCTCCCTCGCCGATCTCGAGTTTTTCCGCCCGCGCGATGTCGAGGAACTGCTCAAAGAGCTTCTTTACCTGCCGGGCCGCCTCGCCGTGAATGGCCAGCGGTCGGCAGGCGTCCATGCGGAAATCATGCCGCTGCGCATAGGAGTAGGCGCGGATGAGGATGAGGAAATCCGAGATGCCGTGGCCGAAGATTTCCGCCCGTTCCTCCTCCACGCGGCGGTCGGCGCGCAGGAGCAGATTGCGCGACTGGGTCAGCGCCGCGATGAGCGCGGCGGCGCGCACGCATCCGAGATCCTGCGCCGCGAGAAACATGCGGGCGTAGCGCGGATGGACGGGGAAATTGAGCATGCGCCGCCCCACCGGCGTGATGCCGCCTTCCTCGTCGAGCGCCCCGAGATCGGAGAGCAACTGCTCGGCGCGGGTGAGCGCCTTTTCTTCCGGCTTGTCGATCCAGCGGAACCGGCTCAGGTCGGTAATGCCGACGGCCTTGAGCGAAAGCACGGTCTCGGCCATGTCGAGGCGCTTGATCTCGGGCAGCTCGCTCGCCGCCCGGATGCCATGGTCGCGCTCGGTCCAGAGGCGAATGCACACGCCCGGTGCCGTGCGCCCCGCACGTCCCGCCCGCTGGTCGGCTGACGCGCGGCTGATCTTCTCGATGAGGAGCGTGTTGATGCCGCGATTGGGGTCGTAGCGAGCCACGCGGGCGAGGCCCGAGTCCACCACCAGCGTCACGCCGTCGATGGTCAGCGAGGTTTCCGCCACGTTGGTGGAGACGATCACCTTGCGCTGGGAAGTGCGCGCGACCGCCTTGTCCTGCTCGTTGGCCGGGAGTTCGCCATGCAGGGGCAATACGACTGCGCCCGACCGCAGGCGGTGGGTGATCTCGCGAATGGTGCGCTGGATTTCGTACGAACCCGGCATGAAGACCAGGATGTCGCCCTCGGTGCTGTCAAAGTTCTCCGCCACCGCCTCGGCGGCGAGTTCCCATGGGGGATCTTCGCGCGGGTCGTGGCGCAGGTACTCGATTTCCACCGGATACGTGCGGCCCTCGGAGGTCAGCGTCTCGCACTTGCCGAGATATTCCGCCAGTTGTGCGCTCTGGAGCGTGGCCGACATGACCACGATCTTCAGGTCGGGCCGGGTGGTCTCCTGGAGGTCGAGGGCACGGGCGAGGCTGATGTCGCCGTAGAGGTGGCGCTCGTGAAATTCGTCGAAGATGATGGTCGAAACCCCCGCCAACGTCGGGTCGGCCAGCATGTTGCGGAGCAGGATGCCCTCGGTGACGAAGAGGATGCGGGTGTCGCGCGACGAGACGTTGTCGAGGCGGATCTGGTAGCCCACCTCGCCGCCGAGCTGCACGTCGCGTTCCTCCGCGACGCGCTTGGCCAGCATGCGGGCGGCAAGACGGCGGGGCTGGAGGACGACGCAGCGCCCTTGCCCCAGGATGCCCCCGTCTAGGAGGATTTGCGGCACCTGGGTCGACTTGCCCGAGCCGGTCGGGGCCTGGAGGATGAGTCGGTTGCCCTCTTGCAGGGCGGAGACGATTTCCTCGTCCAGATCGTAGATGGGTAGCGAATCGTTCACAGTGAAGAAACATCCACTTTACGGCGTGCAAGCCTGTTGCGAAAGTCTCTCGCCAAAATTCCCTGCTTTGTATTATCTGCAATCATGATTCGGATGCGATGGTTCTCAGTGGCTGCGCTCGCAGGCCTCGCCGCGCCGTCCGTGGG of the Terrimicrobium sacchariphilum genome contains:
- the hrpB gene encoding ATP-dependent helicase HrpB, producing the protein MNDSLPIYDLDEEIVSALQEGNRLILQAPTGSGKSTQVPQILLDGGILGQGRCVVLQPRRLAARMLAKRVAEERDVQLGGEVGYQIRLDNVSSRDTRILFVTEGILLRNMLADPTLAGVSTIIFDEFHERHLYGDISLARALDLQETTRPDLKIVVMSATLQSAQLAEYLGKCETLTSEGRTYPVEIEYLRHDPREDPPWELAAEAVAENFDSTEGDILVFMPGSYEIQRTIREITHRLRSGAVVLPLHGELPANEQDKAVARTSQRKVIVSTNVAETSLTIDGVTLVVDSGLARVARYDPNRGINTLLIEKISRASADQRAGRAGRTAPGVCIRLWTERDHGIRAASELPEIKRLDMAETVLSLKAVGITDLSRFRWIDKPEEKALTRAEQLLSDLGALDEEGGITPVGRRMLNFPVHPRYARMFLAAQDLGCVRAAALIAALTQSRNLLLRADRRVEEERAEIFGHGISDFLILIRAYSYAQRHDFRMDACRPLAIHGEAARQVKKLFEQFLDIARAEKLEIGEGGAPDESIARCVLAGFADQVARRKSGGTLVCDIVHGRRGQLARASVAQNSRLVVAAEINEIEGRGGDAQVILSQVTEIEEAWLREMFPTHFQERIQHIFDNSQNRVVVRREKVYRDLVIELQDRDADPSPAASACLAAVVLDGDLRLNQWDDAVDQWLERVNFLAAAAPDFGLPTMGETERQLIVHMACEDATSYREIKDRPILPLARSLLTHEQQRLVDKHAPERLELPGGRRAKITYAQNADPVLGARIQDLYGVTEDIKIAGGRVPVTIQVLAPNHRPVQITKSLKTFWAESYPKLKQELQRKYPKHEWR
- a CDS encoding arylsulfatase translates to MKSIYLPDSILEACRQYLGFGVLAASLSLAHAETPSPTPLQTTGVSGSPSATTTISNAQLPAPDPKFGGVIKQDALQSKPWWAPRIVPPKQAPNILLIITDDAGFGVPSTFGGVIPTPTMDRVANNGLRYNNINSTALCSPTRAALITGRNHHSVGFGVISEQSTGFPGYNSIITKDKATIGRILLDNGYATAWFGKDHNTPAFAASQVGPFDQWPTGMGFEYFYGFVGGDANQWQPNLFRNTTQIYPFQGKPDWNLITGMADDAIDYINRVNQIDPAKPFFIKYAPGATHAPHHPTKEWVDKITAMHLFDDGWNKLRDRIFENQKRLGVIPQNTQLEPWPANVIKNWDDCTQEEKKLYVRQVNVFAAYAAYNDHEIGRVIQTIEDIGKLDNTLIIYINGDNGTSAEGGPLGTPNEVAFFNGVSVPVAEQMKWYDVWGTEQTYNHMSAGWSWAFDTPFTWFKQNASRLGGVRQNMAISWPARITDKGALRQQFCHVIDVVPTLLEVTGIQPPDYVDGIKQSPIEGTSFAYTFDAKNANAPSQHKVQYFEMMGQWSIYDDGWLLSTKVNRAPWDAFGPANTDPLNNQVLELYNLNEDFSQSQDLAAKYPDKVAELKKVFIQEAEKYQVFPLDASVAARIVAPRPNITAGRTEFNYTVPMTGLPQGDSPFILNTSYSITADVTVPEGGGDGMIVTSGGRFGGYGFYLLKGKPVFLWNLVDLKRIKWEAPDVLAPGRHVLEYDFAYDGMGAGTLAFNSFSGVGRSGTGTLKVDGKEVQTIKMEQTLPMILQWDESFDVGSDTLTGVNDADYLPPFPLTAKLNKVSIKVDRPQLTPADEKRLMEAASKAGD
- a CDS encoding outer membrane protein; amino-acid sequence: MNKSFWGIQAILPTCLILGCSALVAGEVPAPAAAEPTKHSFLEPVSDFVRDDVLHPVHPFEMVPGKDPNGWSFLIEPYIWAPNASGLTGFSGLPALQVNASNRTILENLKWGIMGNAEVRKGRWGLMAGGMYMELESSANLGGNLYKSGTVSLDQGVASLALAYRIIDDYRGFLDFYAGARYYYLGMSASLTTDSSGIQAVSDDITDAVAARINTRVEDAVQAIRDQVIAAIDAKKDALLAEIASNVNADLKRRLFRRAAMNDISNRADGDLARSGVDISKLDLLRNFNQGTRGAIAEYVRAVVARDVAVARGEVTSAIDSRVAAAKAKVSKELAQDIENSLPTSASNDQWWVDPILGFRGQVNFTRWLYLHAQADVGGFGAGSQIAWNIMAGLGVNFTRNVFAEVGYRYMYIDYTNSDFFYLMNFYGIYSSIGLKF
- a CDS encoding class I SAM-dependent methyltransferase, which codes for MSDSTTFPSTPQSESITTRNRVFYDQLWSGAKLIRPQSFHTWKMFSGMAREAGRRLEIGPGLRPRLPLEGTDFFDLSSEAVRQLRRAGGSARTGSASDPLPYEDATFGLVCALDIVEHVEDDHAVLSEIARVAAPGARLIISAPLHADRWIPFDDLVGHCRRYDPDVFFAMLESNGFTIEESAGYGMQPKSSRLLDFGMRFLAWRPREGMWWYNNIFMPIGLMFQSELKFAPGTEHTRNLDEVLLICRKTG
- a CDS encoding DUF1254 domain-containing protein, with the protein product MKTLVSKVVVSAVLCAAAFQGCDRKPDAVATAEAADQKAGIAVPDLAEVKAIAEEGFIYGLPLVMCYTAAYEFWVDKDSGQYKSPIGQLFNEHRVFTYQDTSVVTPNSDTPYSFACLDLRAEPYVISVPDVEKDRYYSVQLCDWNTFNYGYIGSRATGNEAGDFLVVGPQWKGEVPAGIKKVFQSSSDFTIALFRTQLFNADDMPNVIKVQDGYRVQPLSSYLKTPAPAAALALEFPKANAELAKTNFFEYLDFVLQFAPAGPGEEEVRARLARIGVGPGKTFDFKSLSPEHKAAVLLGMAEGQRKVDERVKTLGKTINGWNIGSAFGDRAFYNGDWLLRAAAAKAGIFGNDAVEAMYPMCRTTATGETLDTASHNYTLTFPAGQLPPINAFWSVTMYDGKSQLLIKNPLNRYLINSPMLPSLKTDADGSLTIYIQKDSPGADKESNWLPAPDGTAYIVMRLYWPKTEQPSILPPGQGEWHPPGIVQNP
- a CDS encoding cupin domain-containing protein; this translates as MMTRNYKFRPAVAMKLCLSRVALAVSLTIFASANAAEPEGYKAAVKVTPLLLTETTEAGQPIVYPQVKDPEVRAVTVVIPPGVETGWHVHPFPCYAYILSGELEVEFEGGVKKQFHAGQAIAEAVNVLHNGRNPGKEDAKLVMFVTGEKGLPFTIKKQADAAK
- a CDS encoding histidine phosphatase family protein, with protein sequence MKQRCAVFLVVLLVFGGLAQAQTEVQKLVFVRHGERPPGGHGQIMEQGLLRSLALPDVLIGKFGKPAYIFAPSPLAKVKELDTGLHYYYLRPLATIEPTAIRCGLPVNVRIGYTDIGALRRELSKPKYWNSTVFVAWEHLEICKVVREFLKKYGGNPNEVPTWSNTDYDSIFVLTITRQQGKVVSIAFAHEHEGLNGLKPSQVKLIVSPSR